The stretch of DNA CTAATTTGCGCCGGATTTAGGTCCACCTAGACACTGAACGAACGCTCTTTACAGTTATGGTCATGCGTGTGGCTATGATCTATGTATGTTTCGATTCAAACGGACACGACCAGATCAAATAGGGTCGTCCGTTGGGTTGACCTGAGAGCTATGACCGTCGGACTGCAATGCAGGCACGTCGAGACGGAGGATCTCCATCTCATGACCGACCATCCAGCCCGAAGCTCCCGCCAGCGCCGCTCGTCCCGTCCACAGCGAAGAGATTCGTGACCTGTGAGCATGAACACACTATTTATTTTTTTCACGAATACGCAAGTTGCGTATCATTCCATTGATAGGTAGAAAGTGAGAGTTACAGGGGCCCAATTACAAACTCCGACACCAACGGAAGAGTTAGCAACTAGGGTTAGGGAGAGACCGGAATGCTCAGCTCGGAAAACAGAGCATAAACGCACCTAAGGCGGCTCAAATTGGGTGATCGCGGCAAGTCCTCTAGCCCCAGTCAGGGCCCAGGTCCGTGACTAGTCAAGAATGTTCTACCGACCTAGTGACGCAGAACACACTATTTATTACCCGCGGTCTTATGACAATCCGGAGGGAGGACTGTAATGTGGAGCTTTAACTTTGGACGCCCGCGAAAGCATGAACACATTATTACCCGCGTTCTCATGGGTCGGGGCACATGCAAGAAACAACTTGGCTGCAACCACAGAACGAAACTACTACACGGACGACACTGCCCGGCTGAACTCCACACGACGCGAGAATGAACGGTGCTAGCTACGTTTGCTCTAACGCATGAACGGTTTGATGTGTAGCATCGTTCGGTGATCGTTCAATATCTGTCGTGTGTGTAGCAGCGTTGCCCATAGAAAAGAAGCGAAACTGCTCTATGAACAACAAAACATGGACGATGTGTGGACGACAACAAATTCAACGGCTGTTGCACCGCTGTGGGCATGCATGTGTGCGGCCAGATTATCACTGTTGTTCATGAGTTGTCTGATTTTGTCGTCCGTACAGCAATGTTCGAAAAGAAGCGATCATCATCGAGTATTAGAGATTGATGACTAAGAAAGTGAGCTCACCGGCTACCGGAGCGGGGCAACGAGGAGCGGCAAAACCCGCGCCTGCTCCTCCCCGCCTTCCTCGGTCTCTCCTTTGCCGTCGACGCTCTCCGGCAAGAGGCCAGGCGAGGTCCGACGGTCTCTCTGTGTAATACTGCTGCAGAGCGAGCTCGCTTCCCATCTCTGCTAACCGCTGACTGTGTGTGAAATGCAGACAGAGTTGGACTCCCAAGACCTGCTTTCTGCACGCCAAAGTATGGGCGccgtcctttctttttctttttctttcttttaggaAGGGCGTCGTCCTTTCTTAGGCTGCCCGTAACGGGAGTatcatactcccttcattccaccatgtagtgctttctctatccacgtgcttcaactttgaccgtaaatttaactaccaaaaCCAATTGcgacgggagcaaaaattatatcagtgaattcgtattcgaaagaagtttttatttatataattttttctcccaccGTAGTTGGTctcattggttaaatttatggtcaaagttggacctcggaaagtgcgggcgcactatattttggaatggagggagtaggtagtatcatgcatgccacctaagcaattttgatgaggtggcatagaattaaatgaagaaagagaggtttgagtatcatatcatgatatcgtatcatattaaatgatgtgctactttgtaTCATGTATGACAATAAATGTAGTCCTCTATGATACCAACATATAATACTATACATTAGGGAtgtagtatcatagattagtatcatatgcatgatactagtatatgatactccccattacaaccagctttAGGCCAGAAATCAGGAAAAGGCCGTCTAGGCTCACGCGGTACTAATTTAGTGTTTTCTTGCAAGATGTATCTAGGTCTCAGTCGTCCGAGGTTTCCGTTAAGTCTCTGGCGATGCGCAGCCCGGATTAAGAGCGCAGCCAAGCTCATCTTCTGCACACAAAAGTTAATATTAGAGCTTGTTCTGGGACATGTAAAAGGGAGATTTGTTTAGGGAAAAAGGGCACTGAATGTATATGAACTATCACATCACTGGGCTGGACTTTGAATTCTCGCGCTGATCTATTAGcgatctaaacgatcttatatttcttcACATAGAGAGTAGTTTATAGTAGTAGCATTCAGGTTTTGGCTGAGAATGATCACATTGTGCTTTTTTGTTTGACTGAAGAACAAGACCACTGTCCGCTTGAGAAGAACAGAAAACAGTACACTTGAAGAAACAACACGTGCACAACACATACAAAACCCTGTCAGAAAAACCATACAAAGCACACTTGCAGATCAAACAGCACGCTTCCAACAAGGGTCAGCTCGCTGAGGTGGCTGCAACGGACGACACGTGTTTGATTTTCTACAAGCTTTCGATACACATCGGAACAACCATTTCTGACAGATGAGGGGTGCAAACCGTGGGAACTGCAACAACACGTTAACAAAAGAGCGTGTCTCTGGATACGCAGTGATACGTTAATAATGTTAGCAATCAGACCGGCGGCGCCTGCTCAGGAACCGCGCACCAAACCGGTCGTCCTACACGCAAAGGGCATGCACCAAGATCAAACCCCCCGCATGCGCGTGTCCTGATACCCTATGGAAAATCAGAACAGGCAACACCCCAAGATACAAAACCACCAGAGAAAAAAAAAGATCTTTTGGTCAGCCGCATCATCCTGTCATCTTCTTGCCTCTTGTCGTCAGGGGCCCAATCAATCAGCCAAACGAGGGGATCCCGTATCTCCAGCCGTTGGAGGACCGCCGGGCGGGGGGCTGCTGCGGCGCgaagctgagcccgaacatctccCTCAGGACCTGCCCGGGCTCCTGGAGCCCGATCAGCTTGGCCACCAAGGACGCGCTCTCCCTCACGTGCTCCAGGTCCCTGCTCTCTGTCCACAGCCGGCGAGCCACCTGCAGCTTCCTCTTCTTGGAGTCCAGCGACACGCTCCATTTGGTGTACATGTGGTTCCTCTCCTCCACGGACAGCCGCTTCTGCATCTGCCTCGCCAGCATCTCCCTCTCGCGCTGCAGCTTCTTGGCGCTGCATCATAGATCGGACGTTCTCAGTCAGGTGTGTGCTCGTCCTTTCTCTCATCTATCTATCTAGGTTATAAAAAAGGAATGCAGATAATTGATGCATTGATGATTGCCGCGTACCTCGCGACGGGGGAAGAGCTGAGGCTGCCTACGGTCACATTGCTGGGGGTGCTTCCCCTGGAGTAGGTGTCTCTGAGGAACGATAGCCTTCGAAGCTCCACTTCCATGTAAATCGAGTCGGCAGATTCTCCTTTGAACAGCAGGAAAAAGTATGTCCTGTGGACCAAGGAAATGCTGCAAGCATGCCAAAGCTCAATGATCTCCTGCTGTTTCTTCTCGAATTCCAATGGCCATCGCGAAGGTGATTGCAAACCATCCATGATTGGGTCTAATCCGATGCTCTTCCCATTTGCACTCTACAACGTGGAGTAAGATTGCCAATTAATTATTCAGTTATTGGTGCAATGGAAGTAAAACATTTCAGCAGGTCTGGGTAGTATGTAAACTGTTATGCTGCAGGCCTGCTAGTGATAGATCTCAAGGAGTCGTCAATAACTATTATGCTTAAAATTTCATTTCCAAATTGTCATCACCTATCTTAgtcatctaaacgctcttatatttctttacggagggagtaatttctTAGCATAATTATGACTCCCAGTTTCTTTCAAGTAAAATAAATGAGCTGCAGGGGTAAGAGCATACAATCATGCCTAAAAGATAACCCCGCACCTTGTCACCTACCTGTTTCTGATAATGAACCTGAGCCATCTCCTTAAGTTCAGCAACAAATTCACCTATACCAGTAAATTCTGCATCACCTGTCTTGCTAGCTCCCTTTGAAGTGCTAATTTCAGATCCTGCCCTTGAAAGAGTCTCACTCCCTGCATCGTAGTTTAATGCAGATCCTCTTCTCTGGTACTCTTCAGGTCTTCCTGGGAAGATTACCAAACTTCTGTTTACTGGTGTGCAATCCTCCATCTCCATCTCATCAAGTAAAGTAGACCCTGTTAGTGATCTACAGCTCCTGCTTCTACCAATTACTCTACAACTTGATGGGTTACGTGTTGAAGATCCTAGATCTTTAGTGATAAAAGGCCTTCTGATGTTCTCCAAATGTTGCTCCAAGGTAATAGGAGTTTCACCAAGACTCCTTGAATTCACTGAAGCTGTTGAATCATTACCACGCATGCTAGAATTCCTATTTGAAGCTCGTGGGCTGGTACTTTCACCAGCTGACAAAGACAAACGTTCATTTCCTCTCGTTTCATTTGGCTCAATACATCGCACTTCCTTGTAATGATCTGAATCATCATGAGAGATCTGAGAACTGTCATCTCTGCTAGCGCTTGGGGGCATTCCAACAGACGGGGGACTTCTGATTGAACGCTTTCCTGAGACCTAAACATACAGAGAAAACAAATACATCAGTGTTGGAGTAATAAGGCCAGAAGGTAATAACTAGAAGTCACATAAGTAAAAATACCTGGTGCTTTGGGTCACGATCACCAACAACTTGCAGCAAATCCTGCAACCTGGACTGAGCCAAATCACGTTGCGACTTCAgttcttttatttctttctccatctGCGGAAGACATGCAACATCATGAATGGATAGAAAGAAAAATGAGTTTATCTGTGTGTATCCCAAGGGAAATACAGAGGGAAGCAATAGCAATCTCCATTATTCAGGAAAGAAAGAAAACAGACTAGAATTTTCCAGGCACTGTACCTTTCTGATTTGGTTGTCCTTTTCCTTCACCTGTGCTTCCAGACTAGAGTTCGAAACTGGCTGCCGCAACTCACTCTCCAGTCTAGCAACTTCCTTTTGCAAATGCTTAACTAGTGTTTTATCAGACATGACCACATTAACCTGAGCATTTGTAACTACGTCCTTTGCACAACTCCCGAAAAACAGTGTATTCCTTGATTGCTCAATGTGACTTGTTGCAGGGCTGAGTGTACAAATAATCGCGGTTCTTGCATTGCCTCCCAAAGAAGGTTGTAATATGCGTGTAAGCTTGGAATCTCTATACGGTACGTGTGCATTACTCCCCATGCTGAATAATGAAAAAATATAACTGGAATGTCAGCAACTAACAATCCCATGACTACATAAGTAACTACTCTTATAATGTGAAGAATCAAAGCAAAGTAAGACTGTGAGCTGAATTTGCAACCTTAGCTTCCTAATGACGGTGCCAAGGGAAAGCAAACTTTTATTGATGTGGCAACCTTCTTTCAGCCTTGTGCCAGCTGACATAGCCTGAGATGCACGCTCACTTCCTGCCAGATCAACAAAGTTCTGCATGGGAAGAATAATTGCCGCTTACACTTTTTCTCCAGATTGTATAAACTTAACAAACTGAGGCGTCTTTCTTACCACACTAGCCACAAGGGTGGTTGACTTGTCCTTTCCTAAGAATTCACGAGCAGAACTTTCAACAGTCTGAATTGGTAGATGAAAATTAAACGGTCAGCAAACATAAACATCTATGATGAATGGAACACATATACATCAAAGTATTTCGTAAATATAATCAAGTTAAGGACAGACCAATTTAAGTATTTGATGGGATCTGGAGCTTTTTTCATTTAAGAAGGTCTCCCCGGTTTTCCTTTGAGCTATTACAATCACGTAAAGCACAAATGAGAACATACAATAACCATAAGATCGACAAAATGCAAGCTGCTATTAGTAAGCAATATTGAACCTTCGCAAACAGAAATAAGTCCCTTGAGGTGGTTCCAATCCCTTAATATAACCTCCGTAAGATTCTCCACGTAGGTGCCTTTCTGTAGAATAAACAACACTAAACCGGTTAGCAAACATGAGCATAACATCACTCAAAAGTTAACAATGCTGAAAAAGAACACCTTATTACCTCTGCATCATCCCAAAGTCTAAGAGGAGTATTTTCTGCACTCAGAAGATCCCTAACAACTTCATTGTATATTTCAATTGCTGAGAATTTCAACACAAATGCTCTTTCCTCATGCTGAAAAGGAAACACTGATTTGAGGACTTTGTAACAATCGAGACCAAAACCTGGCCATGGAAGCTATGGTTGGCTGGGAGTTGATCACCTTGTTAATATAATCGTATATATCTGCTACTGTGCATTCTGTCACTCCAGTCATAGTGAATGTCTTCCCACTACTTGTTTGCCCGTACGCAAAAACACTTGCTGAGAGAGAAAACACACTCTGATTTAGTTCAAATGCTATTATGTTTCACAATTTTTGACTCATATGCTTTTGTGTAGTTTGCACTCACAGTTAATGCCACCAACTACAGAGAGGGCAACTTCCTTAACCCCTTCCTGGTAGACTTCTTTCGTACTGCACTCGGAATGAAATACCCTGTCTGCAAATTCAAGGGATTTATGTTTAACAAAGACACACGTTAGGAAAATGTAACCAAACTATAATTCTTACCAACTATACTCATGTGAGATCCTTACATAGCAATTGCGCACATTGGAATGATTTAAACAATACGTCAACAATAAATAAAGGCATAATCGCTATGCAGTAATAACATACACATCAAGTATGCATGTAATTGTGTAGGGAAATATGATGTTTGAGTGTTGCTTCTGAGAGCCATTGTAGTACatcagatgttatgaaaatgcttcCAAAAAACAGTACTACAGACTAATTAAGCATACTGAAGAACCAGAGCAATGAAAAAACACAAAAGATGTAGCATCAAAAGAGCACTGACCAAATGTGTATGCGGTTGGAGCCGTGGGTCGATCCGGGAAGGTACTCCGGAACATGATGGTGGTGTCATTGATGCACTCCCACTCCGCAGGCTCACCCCTTGCAATCTCCTTGTCACTCAGCGGCCTCACCCTCACTAACACCTGTATCCTATCCAGGCTTCCTGCGCCGCTTCCACCACCGTTCACCACCTCAGCTCCATTCATCTTATCCCACTGCACGGACTCGTCGCCTCCAATCGCCCCCATTCGCCCTCCCACTCACCTGCCCCCTCTCCAGCACCTCTCCCTACACCATCTGCCAGAAATGCAGCATTATAAGACCACAGCCAAGAAGCAAGGCACATATGATACGTACAAGAATAAAGAAGAAGCAGACAAGAAGCCACCACGGCAGGGGATGCACGAATCTGTCCTTTCCCAGTGGATTTGAGTGCCGGGCAAGGTTGTTGACgagcttgctgctgctgctgcgggtgGAGGAGAAGGCAAGCATTTCTATGTGGACCCTTGGCTACCAGTAATTACGCGCATCATCAGGGTTCAGGACAGTGGTTAGCATGTCCGATGGCCGGATACAACCGGAGAACCACCGATAATGCCAAATCTATGGCGCCCCTGTCACGCCAACCATCCTCCTTCCCGAGGAATTCGCAGTTATTAGCAGATCTGCACGAAGCAATCGCCTGACCTAAGCACTCCCTAACAACCGGAACAGTAGCCCCCAGCAGGCTCACATCGACGTCGCCACCAACCAGCCGCAACAGCAGCtctcctcccctctcctctcctccggtGACCAGTAATGCTCAAGCAATAGCATAATAATAAAGGAAAATCGGGTGAGTTATTCATAACATACCGAGGCTTGGCGAACACGGCCGGCTCCGGCGGGCGAGGAAGCGACGTTTctccggacggcggcggcggccatggctcgGGATTTCTGGCGGGGGATTCGCAGGGGAGTGGGGGGTTTTGGAGTCGgggggtgggggggagggggtctGGGAGTGGCGCCGGCCTCACCGCGTGCGACTGCTCCCCACGACGATCGATTTGGGGGGAGAGAAGGGTCAGGAGTGTGGGAGACGGTGGCtcgctctttttttccttttctctcttttttttctttttctttctgccAACCCCAGGAGACCGTTGCTTGGATTCCTCTGTCCCGTCCCGTCTCTCCCAGGGATCGTTTTCAATGATCTTGCTTAGTGGGCGCTTTTGCGCGCAGGCcctttattttttatatatattgttTCAGTTAAGTGCTCTTCACTGCACGTATTCACAAATTTTGTACGCCCGTATATTGCGCCGTATTGTACGGACAAGTAGCTACTGGTAGCGAAACCGATCCAAGAGTAATGAATCACTCGGATGGAATGCTTGCCGAAATCTCAGCGCACGCAGAAACCGGATACGTACGAGGGACGGGACAAGGGATGCCGGGGAAGTAAAGTAAAGAAGGGAACATCCATGATACGTGCCGTGTATTTATCTCGGCAAGTTAATGCGGCGTGGAAATTTCGTGCGCGGGGCAGACGGACAGTGCGGCGAGCAAATTCAAATGCTTGGCCGTTCTGACTGTAGTGAGCGGTGGACCGCTTCTGAAGGCCTGGGCTTCTGAAGGTGGCCGGTGAACATCGGAGAATTGCTGACCACTAGTGTGTGGTCGAGGACGTGCAGCTCCAGCTTCAGCCGACACCATCTCAACAACGGCTATAATTTGGCCTCTTGTTATTTTATAAACATGATCGGTTTATTCTAGACAACCGGCTAACGTATCATATGGTGACATCTTCTTTTTATGACGGGAATATCTGAGGTCAACTTTATCCGTTTGTTAAGTTTGGTACGAAATTAGTTGttattttcatggaagtttcttctCGCGATAAATAAAATGGAAACCGTGTCGGCAATGCATACTTTTCTTGAGTCAACTTATCCATTTGTTAAGATATAAGTTCGAAAATTAGTTATTTTCATGGTGCAAAAAAAGGCTCATCATTTTCTTCAATCCTACTATACCCCACTTAGGACATCTTCAACGTGACCCACAAGCCTCCCGCATGAGTCCAGAACGCGTTGTGCGGACAGCGGAAGCCATCCAACACGGGCATGTATCGGTCTGCGGCGCGGTCCGGACGTGATTTTTCACAAACCGGAGAGAAACGTGGGGGAAGCTTTACGGAAGTCCGGACCGATCCTACACCCGCTTCTGatcgccctggccaaccaaaaaacccCTCACCCGTCCCTCATGCGCTTTCCTTTCGATGCGCGCCACTTACCGCGCTGCATTCATGCCGGTCCAAAGCACGCGGAGGCCGGCATTGATACCGCGATGTGACAGGAGGGAGGGGGGCAGCGCTGATCGACATGATCACTCGGCAGCCGCCGCTTCAATGCGGACCTGCGTTCCCGAGGAACCAACTTCGATCACTGCGCGACATTGAAGCGGCTGACCGGCCCTTCGCATGGCATGGCCGCGGCTATGTAAGTCGCGCTCTAGCGCCATCCACATCGCATCCTCCTCCATCTCCTTCTTCCCTCTCCTCGTCCATCTCCCTCCACATCTCCGGCGATGGGCAAGTGGTTCCAGGGCGGGTTCTGGCGGATAGTGGTGACGCCGCCCTCGAACTCCGGGGTCATCCCTCATCGGTGGGCGGCTCATCAACGAAGGCGGAGATCATCATCTCCTCGGTGACAAGGAGGACCAGCAGCATGCAGTCCGCGCCGGTGGTGCCTGGCCAGGTCTACGCCGCCATCGACGCAGAGTTCGAGCAGCAGATGGAGCTGATGCTCCGTCGCTCCGTCGTCCACATCAACAGCCTGGCTCCGCCACCGGGGACGTTCCTCTCCATGAAGCCGGAGCCGGCATCCCCTCCACGCGCAACATCCAAATTAGACGTCGCGTGAAGGAAGAGCGGCTCTCGCCGCCACCCCAACGCATCGTCAAGGAGGAATGGCTCTCACGGCTGCACCGGCGCTTCGTCAAGGAGGTGCGCCGCCTCGGTGCATTGTCAAGGAGGAGCGCAGCGCGCTGCCGCTCCTTCCCAAGGCGCACGGTCGCATTTTTCACTACCTCAACAGCGGCGGGGCCGACGGCAGGTGTTCTTCGTCCCGGATCGCCATGACGGTGCGGGAATACGCCGACCGGGAGCAACATCGGCGGGACAGCCACAACGCCGCGCGCCAATCCAAGTTCGCAAAGTCGGACGTCCCGTCGCCACACATTGTGGCGAACCCAGACTTGACGTACGTCTGGGCCCTGGACCGCTCCGTGACGATGTTAGAGACGGCCAAACGCCGTCTCCGCCACCTCGACGGGGAGATGGCCAGGTACGGTGAGTAATGGTCCCTCGCCGAGATCGCCTCCTCCAGCGACCGCCGCCCTCTCCCCCAGCCCACGTCATCGCTGGCTGCAGCCGCACTACGCAcgatgtcgtggatctaagactgacagtagaatgagggtaggtatgaggaggcaagatcctagctatggcgaagttgtacacacgagttttacgagttcaggcccttcgcggaggaagtaatagccctacgtctcggtgcccggaggcggtcgactggattatgtatgtgtgtgtttacagggggtgcgaacccttgtgccagtggaggggggtgacttatatagagtgcgccaggaccccagccagtccacgttacaaagggtttaaagtacataaagAAGGAgttgttactggtaacgctagcaattaagtgatataaatgcctattaagtctatgaagtaaacgtccgaccgttgccgtgcagagtgactttaggcctTCTGTCGTCGAGTGATAATTGTTGCGGTCGAGTGACTTTGAATATTCTGAGTGGAATGACTTGTAGTCGAGTGGATGACGCTATCCCTTGAATGTTTCTGCTTTTAAGATGgtgtcctaggggagggtgtctaggtcaggcctatgaccctaccctaggtacatagcttcatcattagcccccgaatggttcagggtttgagtggagaaggagttgagaacacctcCGATTCAATTTTCGCTCTTCGGAAGTGCCTTATGGGGACCAAATGAACAACCATGACGACATCAACttatttttcagtcgccttgatccattcttggttctgtcgagtgaactttactgTGATGTTTTGAGTACTGATATAAAAGAAATCTTCTATCTGACAGGTTGCCCTGCTGCTCGCGGATATCGTGGGATTCgtattttggggaagcgcgcgagacggaggaggccgcagtaatcggatgggattagGCAAGGCCGCCTCGATCACCGctccacctttttcaccacgtacctcgcgcgcgactgttgtgggatttgataggatcgtccggacccacaggtcagccactcggaagcggcctcatataaggtgcCAGATTGGGGTTTTGTCCAGAGCGCGTCCCCATTCTCCTCCTTTCTCCTCCGCTCTCTCCGCCATACCCACCTCTACTCCCGGCGTCGCTGCTCTATTCGAGTTTCGCTCgcggccatggggaaggagaagacagtggatctggagcgcgcgaagaaggcgatggcgaaggcgaaggggaagaagtccaGCCGGGGcagatcttcgtcgaggtccggcctgccgcgtGGCTGGATCAAGGGCGACTGGATTCGGTCAACGATCAGTCAGGACgacatcgatgatctggtcgaggggggacTGATTCCCCACGAATCGGCGCGGCTCTCGAAAGGCGAGACCAAACCGCATCCgcaagagggtgagtgtgttctcctcgccacccatgtTGACCGTGGATTtttttgcctccccatccttttttccgggtgaacttctttggagcacaactccaccactttactcccaacACCATCGTATATCTCGCTGCctatgtgtccatgtgtgagaacttcttaggttgtgggccacactggggtcttttcaagcacattttcacgtgTCGTTCCCAGTCGGttaagaaggccaacccgagtgacgagaggacgcacgtgattcagatgtgtggggtctTGGTATTCAAATGAGAGGTAAaagcactttcccagccatgatccttcctgagtcggtccgaggatggcagtcgacctggttttattgcaaaaaccagccgactccaggtcagtcgaccggactTCCTGCTTTCTCCATGGCTCGGGTCGAGAAGCCCTCTGCCTTGAAAGTGATCctagaggagaaggcgcaggtgaaggtgttggtcgagtgGGTGGTCCAGCTCGTCCGGGATGGCGTGACCGGTATGGATATGTTGTAGGTCTTCCTTAAAcgatgcatccagccgctccaagcccgtgaccatccgatgtggatgtactcgggtatcgaggattccactcggatccacccggaggaggtcgacgaggacacagtggagaagtggttgaaaggcatcactggcaacaaggataaccccaggggaAGGGGATCCAGGAGAGTCCCTCCATTCGACAATTCGCGCCAGCCAGACCAGGTCTGACTCTGGATTGTCGAGTGTTCTcttgattcatcatgtaatcgcttGTTGAGAACCAACTGATTTTTGCTTCATTTGTTATCTTTCAGGCccttactgagatgtactcgatgcccaacggggagcaggagcaggatccggagggggaggcgagcaggggcgagagcggcgagtggcactctgacgaagaggaggacgaggagagtgacgacctgagtgatgaagaagaggtcgactcacctCCTCGCAGGGAAAAAAGATCCAAGCACACTCACGACCCGGCAAGCATCCACGACAAAGCGACCGCACCGACTGGacagtcgtcgaagcgccctcggacgtcttctccaGTGCCGACTGAGAGGGCACCGAAGCAACCGAAAGCTGCATCGTCTCCAGCACCGACTGATAAGGCGCCGAAACAACTGAAGGCTGCGTCATCCAAACCGCCGAAGGCTTTGACCAAGATAAAAGTGGCCATTCCTACTGTCTCTGGGTAATAATCAAACCTGATTCTTTGATTGACTCGGTGAGATAGACGTGACTGACTGAATATTGAAATTTGCAGAGCTGCTACCTCCGGGACTTCCACCCACAAGTATGAAGATGAAGAGATGGAAGATGCagtcacctccaacccaggtacaacTCTCGTAATCCTGTCCTTGGTTAATTGGTCGATTAAATTCTGACGACTGATCTGGGGTCGACTGATCTCTTTGCAGCCCCTCCCAATATTATTGAGCTTccagatgatgacgaggacgtgCCGCTGAGGCCCAGGAGGAACAAGAAGACGT from Triticum dicoccoides isolate Atlit2015 ecotype Zavitan chromosome 6A, WEW_v2.0, whole genome shotgun sequence encodes:
- the LOC119317280 gene encoding kinesin-like protein KIN-7C gives rise to the protein MGAIGGDESVQWDKMNGAEVVNGGGSGAGSLDRIQVLVRVRPLSDKEIARGEPAEWECINDTTIMFRSTFPDRPTAPTAYTFDRVFHSECSTKEVYQEGVKEVALSVVGGINSSVFAYGQTSSGKTFTMTGVTECTVADIYDYINKHEERAFVLKFSAIEIYNEVVRDLLSAENTPLRLWDDAEKGTYVENLTEVILRDWNHLKGLISVCEAQRKTGETFLNEKSSRSHQILKLTVESSAREFLGKDKSTTLVASVNFVDLAGSERASQAMSAGTRLKEGCHINKSLLSLGTVIRKLSMGSNAHVPYRDSKLTRILQPSLGGNARTAIICTLSPATSHIEQSRNTLFFGSCAKDVVTNAQVNVVMSDKTLVKHLQKEVARLESELRQPVSNSSLEAQVKEKDNQIRKMEKEIKELKSQRDLAQSRLQDLLQVVGDRDPKHQVSGKRSIRSPPSVGMPPSASRDDSSQISHDDSDHYKEVRCIEPNETRGNERLSLSAGESTSPRASNRNSSMRGNDSTASVNSRSLGETPITLEQHLENIRRPFITKDLGSSTRNPSSCRVIGRSRSCRSLTGSTLLDEMEMEDCTPVNRSLVIFPGRPEEYQRRGSALNYDAGSETLSRAGSEISTSKGASKTGDAEFTGIGEFVAELKEMAQVHYQKQSANGKSIGLDPIMDGLQSPSRWPLEFEKKQQEIIELWHACSISLVHRTYFFLLFKGESADSIYMEVELRRLSFLRDTYSRGSTPSNVTVGSLSSSPVASAKKLQREREMLARQMQKRLSVEERNHMYTKWSVSLDSKKRKLQVARRLWTESRDLEHVRESASLVAKLIGLQEPGQVLREMFGLSFAPQQPPARRSSNGWRYGIPSFG